A part of Cannabis sativa cultivar Pink pepper isolate KNU-18-1 chromosome 6, ASM2916894v1, whole genome shotgun sequence genomic DNA contains:
- the LOC115722019 gene encoding uncharacterized protein LOC115722019, with product MFINDSHMNTIFYYLRKKGKYSSAVTLNFATTDCLFDDSIQALYHKYNKAKSMKTKMSHIHAAHPIAHYIRGMRIPCSKPWYEVDHVLFIINLRRESHWVFGRLDLNEGILFLYNSLRTAKMNAAARNAMKAYYVLLPLFFDLLGFWKNSDCGAYVAAFAEFFIHGKDVPADFDIKVYRTRLAALFFSYGQRKIDESIDSKDEKQSKSSKASKLKK from the exons ATGTTTATAAACGACTCG catatgaacaccatattctattaccttcggaaaaaaggtaaatattCTTCCGCTGTGACGTTGAATTTTGCAACTACTGATTGTCTCTTTGATGATTCCATCCAAGCTTTGTACCACAAATATAACAAGGCCAAGTCAATGAAGACTAAGATGTCACACATTCACGCTGCCCACCCAATAGCGCATTACATTCGAGGTATGCGCATTCCCTGTTCCAAGCCTTGGTATGAAGTCGATCATGTGTTATTCATCATCAATCTAAGAAGGGAAAGTCATTGGGTGTTTGGTCGTCTTGACTTGAATGAAGGGATTCTGTTTCTGTATAATTCTTTGAGGACTGCGAAAATGAATGCTGCAGCTAGGAATGCCATGAAGGCTTATTATGTATTGCTGCCTTTGTTTTTCGATTTACTTGGTTTCTGGAAGAATAG TGATTGCGGAGCATATGTTGCTGCATTTGCCGAATTCTTTATCCACGGAAAGGATGTCCCTGCGGACTTTGACATCAAAGTTTATCGTACCCGGCTTGCTGCACTTTTCTTCTCATATGGCCAAAGGAAAATTGATGAAAGCATTGATAGCAAGGATGAGAAGCAAAGCAAGTCTTCTAAGGcttctaaattgaaaaaatag